A stretch of the Mycolicibacterium celeriflavum genome encodes the following:
- a CDS encoding alanine/glycine:cation symporter family protein codes for MTTLDNLLGDASSFIWGPWLLIPLLLLTGLYLTVLLRGIQVRRFRLAFWLAFVRRKDPGAEGDISHYQALSTALAATVGVGNIAGVATAIALGGPGAVFWMWFTGMVGMATKYSEAFLGVRFRRTDAAGEQSGGPMHYLRRGIKGPLGIFLGGFFAVAGALASFGIGNMTQANTVAANVNEEWGVSAAVTGAIIVMLAAAVILGGIKSIGRVTSLFVPVMIVIYIVGAAAVLAFNIGEVPGALGLIFTDAFTGTAATGGFAGAAVAAAIRYGVARGIFSNESGLGTGGIAAAAAKTTHPVRQALVSMTQTFIDTLVVVSFTALTIVVTGVWKEAGPDEAASFTARAFAEGLPGTWGSIIVTLSVIFFAFSTLLGWSYYGERCMEYLFGRKAVFPYRIVFIIVIYIGATIALKPVWTFSDVMNGLMALPNLVGLIILSPLVYRETRAYFRGDEHADESRPRSGV; via the coding sequence ATGACGACTCTCGACAACCTTCTGGGCGATGCCAGCTCCTTCATCTGGGGCCCTTGGCTATTGATCCCGCTACTATTGCTGACCGGCCTCTATCTGACTGTGTTGTTGCGCGGGATTCAGGTGCGCCGGTTCCGACTGGCGTTCTGGCTAGCGTTCGTCAGGCGTAAGGATCCGGGTGCCGAAGGCGACATCTCGCACTACCAGGCGTTGTCGACGGCGCTGGCCGCCACCGTCGGTGTCGGCAATATCGCCGGCGTCGCGACCGCGATCGCGCTCGGCGGCCCCGGCGCCGTGTTCTGGATGTGGTTCACCGGCATGGTCGGTATGGCAACCAAGTACAGCGAAGCCTTCCTCGGTGTACGGTTCCGCCGCACCGACGCCGCCGGTGAACAATCCGGTGGCCCGATGCATTACCTGCGGCGCGGCATCAAAGGGCCGCTGGGCATCTTCCTCGGCGGATTCTTCGCGGTCGCAGGAGCACTGGCCTCGTTCGGCATCGGGAACATGACCCAGGCCAACACCGTCGCGGCCAACGTCAACGAAGAGTGGGGAGTGTCCGCGGCAGTCACCGGCGCGATCATTGTGATGCTCGCCGCCGCTGTGATCCTCGGCGGCATCAAGAGCATCGGCCGAGTCACCAGCCTCTTCGTCCCGGTGATGATCGTCATATACATCGTCGGCGCGGCCGCCGTGTTGGCCTTCAACATCGGCGAAGTGCCCGGGGCCTTGGGCCTCATCTTCACCGACGCCTTCACCGGCACCGCCGCCACCGGAGGCTTCGCGGGAGCGGCCGTCGCAGCCGCGATTCGCTACGGCGTCGCGCGCGGCATCTTCTCCAATGAGTCGGGCCTCGGTACCGGCGGCATCGCCGCGGCCGCAGCGAAGACCACCCACCCGGTCCGGCAGGCACTGGTGTCGATGACCCAGACGTTCATCGACACGCTCGTGGTGGTGAGCTTCACCGCGCTGACGATCGTCGTCACGGGCGTATGGAAGGAAGCCGGACCCGATGAGGCGGCGAGTTTCACCGCACGTGCATTTGCCGAGGGTCTACCCGGAACATGGGGCAGCATCATCGTCACGCTCAGCGTGATCTTCTTCGCGTTCTCGACCCTGCTCGGCTGGTCCTACTACGGCGAGCGGTGCATGGAGTACCTGTTCGGACGAAAGGCGGTGTTCCCGTACCGGATCGTCTTCATCATCGTGATCTACATCGGAGCCACCATCGCCCTGAAGCCGGTATGGACCTTCTCCGACGTCATGAACGGCCTGATGGCTCTGCCCAACCTTGTCGGTCTGATCATCTTGTCCCCATTGGTCTACCGCGAGACCCGCGCCTACTTCCGTGGCGACGAGCACGCGGATGAGTCGCGGCCGCGTAGCGGGGTATGA
- a CDS encoding TetR/AcrR family transcriptional regulator, translating into MAATRRLLARDGYDQVTIESIAREADVSRPTVYRRWPSKTHVVFDAVFGPADSAEVLAGSGEFHSDLRLFVEGVFRFWSEPVVASATMGILADRHRDPALVIRTQQLLDEQTRLDFAALVRSGIEQGLVRPDLDVEMIYDLLVGTTFYAAQVLQRDDSDDVVGRLCSLVMQGAGTTNEENP; encoded by the coding sequence GCGTCGACTGTTGGCGCGCGACGGTTATGACCAGGTGACCATCGAGTCGATCGCCCGGGAAGCCGACGTCAGCCGACCGACGGTGTATCGGCGCTGGCCATCGAAGACCCATGTCGTTTTCGATGCCGTGTTCGGTCCCGCGGACAGCGCCGAGGTATTGGCGGGCTCGGGTGAATTCCATTCAGACCTAAGGCTATTCGTTGAGGGCGTATTCAGGTTTTGGAGTGAACCCGTGGTAGCCAGCGCCACCATGGGCATCCTGGCCGACCGCCACCGCGATCCTGCGCTCGTGATCAGGACGCAGCAACTTCTCGATGAGCAGACCCGTCTCGACTTCGCGGCCTTGGTGCGCTCAGGCATCGAGCAGGGACTGGTCCGGCCAGACCTCGACGTCGAGATGATCTACGACCTCCTGGTCGGCACCACGTTCTACGCCGCGCAGGTGCTGCAGCGCGACGACAGCGACGACGTCGTCGGCAGACTCTGCTCCCTGGTCATGCAGGGAGCCGGAACCACGAATGAGGAGAACCCGTGA
- a CDS encoding type II toxin-antitoxin system VapC family toxin, translated as MSTPSTSPSERVVIDASAMVDLLARTHDRFAAVRARLAGTVMHAPAHFDAEVLSALGRMHRAGVLTDVQVEAALDELRQAPVTRHDLSPLLAGAWGRRDVLRLTDALYVELADTADLVLLTTDQRLARAWPSADAIG; from the coding sequence GTGAGCACGCCCTCCACATCGCCATCGGAGCGCGTGGTCATCGATGCCAGCGCCATGGTGGATCTACTTGCTCGTACGCACGATCGGTTCGCGGCGGTACGCGCACGATTGGCCGGCACGGTGATGCACGCGCCGGCCCACTTTGACGCCGAGGTGTTATCGGCACTGGGGCGTATGCACCGCGCTGGCGTACTCACCGACGTTCAGGTCGAGGCCGCGCTTGACGAGCTGCGGCAGGCCCCGGTGACTCGGCACGATCTATCACCGCTGCTTGCTGGAGCTTGGGGGCGCCGCGACGTCCTGCGCCTTACTGATGCCCTCTACGTCGAACTCGCCGACACTGCAGATCTGGTGTTACTCACCACGGACCAGCGGTTGGCGCGTGCCTGGCCGTCGGCCGACGCCATCGGCTGA
- a CDS encoding zinc-binding dehydrogenase: protein MNQTTPQPISATAWVATSLGDPAKVLEQQTVDVPPPGPNEIRVAVRAFCLNFNDIDIIRGRYSTLPLQAPFVPGMETVGVVESAGLGAEHLVGRRIVGIPVMAFGGYASYAIVDAATALELPDWISDIDGAALHYPFHLGWFALKERGRLQAGETLLVHAAAGGTGSGALVLGKALGARVIATAGSDEKVAFCMELGADHAINYRRGDWVDEVMELTYGRGVDVAFDAVGGDVTVQTFRCMGLNGRHLMAGFAEDIALEDGDYLSPRPIAYGNFDVCGVCLVYVTDPLAVRRTLGFNWPARSDGLEAHTKILEMIRTGTIRTVVGAEVSWADLPAALERMQARATTGRLVVTTGAHG from the coding sequence ATGAATCAAACCACACCCCAACCGATCTCCGCGACGGCATGGGTCGCCACGAGCTTGGGTGACCCGGCCAAGGTGCTCGAGCAGCAGACGGTGGACGTGCCGCCTCCCGGACCGAATGAAATCCGCGTCGCCGTTCGGGCCTTCTGCTTGAACTTCAACGACATCGACATCATCCGAGGGCGCTACTCGACGCTGCCCCTGCAGGCACCGTTCGTACCGGGTATGGAGACGGTCGGAGTCGTCGAAAGTGCGGGCCTGGGCGCCGAGCATCTTGTCGGTCGCCGCATCGTCGGCATTCCGGTGATGGCGTTCGGCGGCTATGCCTCCTACGCAATCGTCGACGCGGCGACCGCTCTGGAACTGCCCGACTGGATCAGCGACATCGACGGCGCGGCGCTGCACTATCCGTTCCATCTGGGCTGGTTCGCGCTGAAGGAACGGGGCCGACTGCAGGCCGGTGAGACTTTGTTGGTGCACGCTGCAGCCGGCGGAACCGGCTCCGGCGCTTTGGTTCTCGGCAAAGCGCTGGGGGCCCGGGTGATCGCGACGGCCGGTAGTGACGAGAAGGTGGCCTTCTGCATGGAACTCGGCGCCGACCACGCCATCAACTATCGGCGCGGCGATTGGGTCGACGAGGTCATGGAGTTGACCTACGGCCGTGGCGTGGACGTCGCCTTCGATGCCGTGGGTGGTGACGTGACCGTGCAGACGTTCCGGTGTATGGGGCTCAACGGACGCCATCTGATGGCAGGCTTCGCCGAGGACATCGCGTTGGAAGACGGTGACTACCTCTCGCCGCGGCCGATCGCATACGGCAATTTCGACGTGTGCGGCGTGTGTTTGGTCTACGTCACCGATCCGCTCGCCGTCCGTCGCACCCTGGGTTTCAACTGGCCGGCGCGCTCGGACGGACTCGAAGCCCATACCAAGATCCTCGAGATGATTCGTACCGGGACGATCCGGACCGTCGTCGGCGCCGAGGTGTCGTGGGCAGATTTACCGGCCGCCCTGGAGCGCATGCAAGCGCGCGCGACCACCGGCCGCCTCGTGGTCACGACCGGGGCGCACGGCTAG
- a CDS encoding sulfotransferase family protein, with amino-acid sequence MIDGVTRPASIRLTDLADPVYPPEAQPMREALAAYGATLELTPQVLLATATERTGLDDWGDPGFRERLDVLCGALVEEAGLSDTGTAIVFEQLVGNLVNRLRLAALITEHPEIEEIGIERPIIICGLPRTGTTHLHNLIAADPAIRYLPYWESLEPFPAPDEHGPQPRRERCAAGLELVNTSMPEFKRMHDMTVDHAHEEIQLLANDVSGMLFETTYHVPSFAAHYKANDQAPSYAYLKRSLQALQWLRGGSRWVLKSPQYLEQFPALVSTFPDAVFVVTHRDPVEVTQSMATMVSYAARMSCARPDPRIISRYWLERAEDLLNGCVRDRDALPAEQSVDVRFEDFMADEEGTIAAIYELADQPLDADSRAAMAQFRTDHPRGRYGGVLYQPADLGLDIDDVNTRLRAYRDRFVSN; translated from the coding sequence GTGATCGACGGAGTGACGCGGCCGGCGTCGATCAGGCTGACGGACCTGGCCGATCCGGTGTATCCGCCCGAGGCGCAGCCGATGCGAGAAGCGTTGGCCGCCTACGGTGCAACGCTGGAACTGACACCGCAGGTGTTGCTGGCGACGGCGACCGAACGCACCGGCTTGGACGACTGGGGTGACCCGGGGTTTCGGGAACGCCTCGACGTGCTGTGCGGCGCGCTCGTCGAGGAGGCCGGGCTTTCCGACACCGGCACCGCCATCGTGTTCGAGCAGTTGGTGGGCAACCTGGTCAACCGGCTTCGGTTGGCGGCGTTGATCACCGAGCACCCGGAGATCGAGGAAATCGGAATCGAGCGGCCGATCATCATCTGCGGACTTCCCCGCACCGGAACGACGCACCTGCACAACCTGATCGCCGCCGACCCCGCGATCCGCTATCTGCCGTACTGGGAAAGCCTCGAGCCGTTCCCGGCGCCGGATGAACACGGTCCGCAACCCCGGCGGGAGCGGTGCGCGGCCGGCCTGGAACTGGTGAACACGTCGATGCCTGAGTTCAAGCGGATGCATGACATGACGGTCGACCATGCGCACGAGGAGATCCAGCTCCTGGCGAACGACGTCTCGGGCATGCTGTTCGAAACCACTTACCACGTGCCGAGTTTCGCGGCGCACTACAAGGCGAACGACCAGGCACCATCGTATGCGTACCTGAAACGCAGCCTGCAGGCGTTGCAGTGGCTGCGCGGCGGATCCCGGTGGGTGCTGAAGTCACCGCAGTATCTCGAGCAGTTCCCGGCGCTGGTCTCCACCTTTCCGGATGCCGTCTTCGTTGTGACGCATCGGGATCCGGTCGAGGTGACGCAGTCGATGGCGACCATGGTCAGCTATGCGGCGCGCATGTCCTGTGCTCGTCCGGATCCGCGGATCATTTCTCGCTACTGGCTCGAGCGCGCCGAGGACCTGCTCAACGGCTGTGTGCGTGACCGCGACGCACTGCCCGCCGAACAATCGGTCGACGTGCGGTTCGAGGACTTCATGGCCGACGAAGAAGGCACCATCGCGGCGATCTACGAACTCGCCGATCAGCCGCTCGATGCGGACTCGCGCGCTGCAATGGCGCAGTTCCGGACCGACCACCCGCGCGGCCGCTATGGCGGCGTGCTCTACCAGCCCGCCGACCTCGGGTTGGACATCGACGATGTCAATACGCGACTTCGCGCCTACCGCGACCGGTTTGTCAGCAATTGA
- a CDS encoding DUF1214 domain-containing protein: MTDVQPADDLSAAFTDLLDEVRAVERRVRDADPPLDEPDILDGYRLAFSLLRVAVDAYVWGDKDKPILVDVISPYLKWGGDNSDAFYQLSPIDPDRRYRVTGNRGDAVYLSMTVYGGPDDGRYSDRIVGTINDRALEFDADGNFEFTLSATPPEAGAWLKLEPDAVFALTRDYMEAPEDGRRPVWKIEAVDPPARRHDDRADLTRRLRAARTWLNEQCKMLPVRVQPPNEIHEPFPVPSQTYGWAAGDAAYAMGAYQLEPHQALVVEGTSPDCAFWNLCLWNPFLHTYDYTHERVTINGAQVSYEDDGSWRIVISDQDPGHPNWVSTAGRSKGLIWLRWFLPEETPAHPRCCVMDVAEFCS; this comes from the coding sequence GTGACCGATGTGCAACCGGCCGACGACCTTTCGGCAGCATTCACTGACTTGCTCGACGAGGTCCGCGCCGTCGAACGGCGGGTGCGCGACGCCGATCCGCCGCTGGATGAGCCGGACATCCTCGACGGCTACCGACTGGCCTTCAGCCTGTTGCGCGTCGCCGTGGACGCCTACGTCTGGGGCGACAAAGACAAACCCATCCTGGTCGACGTCATCAGCCCTTACCTGAAGTGGGGTGGCGACAATTCCGATGCCTTCTACCAACTTTCGCCCATTGATCCCGACCGCCGATATCGCGTCACCGGCAACCGCGGCGACGCCGTTTATCTGTCCATGACGGTCTACGGCGGCCCCGACGACGGGCGATACAGCGACCGGATCGTCGGCACCATCAATGACCGGGCCTTGGAGTTCGACGCCGACGGCAACTTCGAGTTCACCCTCAGCGCCACACCACCCGAGGCCGGCGCGTGGCTCAAACTCGAGCCCGACGCGGTTTTCGCCCTCACCCGCGACTACATGGAAGCGCCCGAGGACGGGCGGCGCCCGGTATGGAAGATCGAGGCGGTCGATCCGCCGGCGCGTCGGCACGACGACCGTGCGGACCTGACCCGCCGGCTGCGCGCGGCCCGGACGTGGCTCAACGAGCAGTGCAAGATGCTGCCCGTTCGAGTGCAGCCGCCCAACGAGATTCACGAGCCGTTCCCGGTGCCCAGCCAGACCTACGGGTGGGCGGCCGGCGACGCCGCATACGCCATGGGCGCCTACCAACTCGAACCGCACCAGGCACTGGTCGTCGAGGGCACCTCGCCGGACTGTGCGTTCTGGAATCTCTGCCTGTGGAACCCCTTCCTGCACACCTACGACTACACGCACGAGCGGGTCACCATCAACGGCGCCCAGGTCAGCTATGAGGACGACGGTTCGTGGCGGATCGTGATCAGCGATCAGGATCCGGGACACCCGAACTGGGTCTCGACCGCCGGTAGGTCCAAGGGCCTGATCTGGCTGCGCTGGTTCCTGCCGGAGGAAACTCCCGCCCATCCACGGTGTTGCGTAATGGATGTCGCGGAGTTCTGTTCGTGA
- a CDS encoding type II toxin-antitoxin system CcdA family antitoxin has protein sequence MARLNVYVPDDLAECARARGLNVSALTQAAIRAELENSATDAWLDGLEARSTDARHDDVLEAIDAARDEFGT, from the coding sequence ATGGCTCGGTTGAACGTATATGTTCCGGACGATTTGGCAGAGTGCGCCAGGGCGCGGGGCCTGAACGTCTCGGCGCTGACTCAGGCCGCGATCCGGGCCGAATTGGAGAATTCTGCAACCGACGCCTGGCTCGATGGGCTGGAGGCCAGAAGCACAGACGCCCGGCATGACGACGTGCTGGAGGCGATCGATGCCGCCCGCGATGAGTTCGGAACGTGA